In the genome of Candidatus Omnitrophota bacterium, the window AGAAGAAGGTGACGGACATGATTACTAGAAAATGGTTACTTACACTATTATTATTAAGCATATTTGCTATGACATTATCTACTGAGGCCATGGCGAATAATATCACCGTCTCTAACGTCTCCTTATATAAAGCATCGGGACAGCCGAACGGCACGATAGGCATAAAATTCGATCTTGCATGGGATAACTCTTTCAGCGCCGTAGATAATAACGGCAATGCCTTTTTCGATCGCGCCTGGATATTCGTGAAGTACTTTGACGCCGCAAATGCCAGCACCGACACAGCTTGGAGCCATGCCACCTTAATTTCAGGCGGGACAGTAAGCAATTATAACGCCCAGAGTGGGACCGGAATAAGCGCTGACCAAAAAGGCGCTTTCTGTAGGCCCGGGACCAACCAGATTGTGTACTGGGATTACACCACCGATGGAGTCTCTTCCTCGGCTTCTATCTCGGTCAAAGTTATGGCGATAGAGATGGTCTATGTGCCAACAGGCTCGTTCTATGTCGGTTCAGGCGGCACCGAAACAAACGCTTTCTATAACTATCCCAACACCACCAGCCCTTATAAGATAACCTCTGAAGATTCGATTACTGTGGGCACAACCACCGGAAATCTCTATTACCCGAATTCAAATACTTATGGCGGCGATCAGGCAGGCCCAGTACCCGTCGCTTTCCCCAAAGGTTATAACGGTTTCTACATGATGAAATACGAAGTTAACCAGGGCCAATACCGGGATTTCTTGAATACGCTCAGCCGCGCCCAGCAAAACCAAAGGGCCGGAGACGGAACAACCCTGGCTTCGGGCACAACATCCGTAACCAATATATATGTTATGCCAAATACCAGTATTGCCGCTAATATCGCTTCCGCTTCTAATTATCGTAATGGAATACGATGTGACGCCACTATTCCCGCGACTACCCCAATAACGTTTTACTGTGATTATAACAATAATGGTACGCCGAACGAAGCCACTGACGGCGAATGGATAGCCTGTAATTATGTAAGCTGGCCCGACTTATGCGCCTATGCCGATTGGGCAGGGCTTCGTCCCTTTACTGAGTTTGAATTTGAAAAAGCGTCCAGAGGACTAAATACTTCGATAGCCAATGAATGCACATGGGGCTCAACCGTTATTACTGCCGGCCCTACAGGCCCGACCAATCCCGGCGCTAATAATGAGACAGCCACTAACAATGCCAACTGTAGCTATAACGGTACTGTGTCCGGCCCTATGCGCGTAGGATTCGCTGCGACCAGCTCTTCAAGCCGTTATGCCTCGGGCGGCTCCTATTACGGAATAATGGAGCTTTCCGGGAACTTATGGGAACGATCGGTCACCGTAGGTAATAGTACCGGCCGGTTATTTATTGGTAGCCACGGAGATGGTAATTTAAGCACAACTAATACCGACTGGCCGGGAGCTAACGCGACCGGCTCGGGCTACCACGGCGGCTGTTGGAACAACGACAATTTCAACGCTGGTGTGTCGGCCCGTACCTACGCGGCGACCGCGAGTGCTGGTCGCACCCTCACTTTCGGCATCCGCTGTGCCAGGACGGCTCAGTAGTGACTGAGTGAGGTTGAGAAGTCAAGGGACAGGGTTCAGGGTGCAGGGTACAGGAGAGTGAGATTGAGGAGTGAGGGAAGAGGGTGAAGATTTTTTCTGAACCCTGGGCCCTGCCCCCTGAACCCTGATAGAGGATAAGACGATGAAAACTATGACGGGTAAGACAATTCGGGTGATCGTAGCTCTAACGATGGTGTTACAGCCGTTAATGAGCGAGAGCGCCTATGCCCAGTTCGCCGGTGGAAGCGGCGCCGGCTGGGGAACAGCCGTGACATCATCCAGCACGACGTTAAGCTCCGTAACTGCCGACACTAACGTCAAGCTCATTCGCGCGAGCCAGACGGTCACCTATGTCCAGCGATTATCCGGTGGCAATTCTCTTATCACTTTGAGCGCCGCTTTTCCCAATAATAACCTTAAAGTAGGGCAAAAGATAGTTGTAAACGTTACTACCAATACCAGCTTTAACGGCACCTTCACTATTACCTGGGTCGCTAGCGATTATTGCTCTTTCAAATATTATCAACCTCTGGGCACTGTAGCTTCAACAGCCGACACGGGCACAGTCGGCGGTCACTACTCTTCGCTTATCGGCTGGGAAGCGGCCGGCGGCAACACAACCGCCGAGTGTTATAATGACTGGGCGAGCGGCCTATCCGAAAACCTGACCATTTCCGGCAATAGCGCAACATCTACGAGTTACATGAAGATTACTGTTCCTTTGAGTGAGCGAAATACCGGCTCGACCGGCACGGGCTTCAAGTTGGCGGGGACTCTTACGGTCGGGGATAGCTATGCGGCCATTGAAGACATTGAGGTAACCGGCGTCGCCACAGTGTCGTCCGGCATGACCCTTAACACCAATGGCAATATATTGTTCACCGGCGGCCTCACGATCGAAGGTACGGCAACGCTTAACGCCGGAAACTCGAATATGGTATTTAGCTCAGGAGACATCAGCCTCTTCGGAATGCTTAACGCCCAGGGTTCGATGATAACGTTTAACGGTTCCACAGTAGCGCTCAGTAACAGCGTATTTACTCCCGGCCAGGCGACGATAGCGTTTTCCGGAACATCGAGCTGGACGCCGGGCACCGTAACATACAAAACCGTAGAATTCGGTTCAGGCACGACGACCATTACCGGGACAGCCACGGTCGCCAATAAAGTGGTTCTTGCCACCGGCTCCTCCGGCGCCGTTAACGGCGGCGCGATTACCTTAACGGGCGATTTAGTCTGCACATCCGGCACCGGCGGCACGACCGCGATCACGTTGAACAGCACCGCGCAGCCGCAGTCCATTTCCGGCGGAGGCGCCGCCACATTGCCCCAAACCATCAACATTAATAAGTCCGGCCAAACCACCACGGTTTCTGGCGCCATAGGCCTGCAGAATGTCAATATACAGGCTGGCACCGTCGAGTTCGCCGGCGGTTATAACTACACTATCGGCGCCGGCAAGACGATCGCCTTGAGCGACACTCCAAGCGCTATCCTTAAATTTACCGGCACCAGCGCGTCGAGAAAGGTTACGCTGAGGAGCTCATCGCCGGGGACCGCCTGGAACCTGACCAATCCGGCCAGCGCGGTAGTCACGCCGGTTCTTACGGATGTGCAGGATTCTGTTGCCTCCAGAGCGTCGGTAGACGCTACCAACGCGGGCAATATTAATAGCAGCAGAAATACCAACTGGCTCTTTGACGCAGCCGGCATTGTTTACTGGACCAATGGCTCAGGCGACGGCAAATGGTCCACAGCCGCTAACTGGTCCACAGGAGCTGTGCCAATCTCGACTGATTCAGTTATTTTCAATAATACCTCAACCACAAACTGCGCAGTCGACCAGACAGTTACTATTGCCAATCTCACTCTTAGCGCAGGATACTCCCCCGGCACTGTAACCTTAAGCCCAACAGCAGGGCAGGATCTAACCGTTACTAATACTATTGCCTTAAATGCCAACGGTGGAAAACTTACAGATAATGGCAGGAATGTGAATTTTGTAAATTCCACAATTGCTAACGATACACCCATTAACAATCTCTTTAGCACCGGAAACTGGAAACAGACAGCCAGTGGAACCATTTCCGGCCCTTCCGGCAATAGCATGTTTAACAGTCTTGAAATAGCCGCAGGAGTTATTTCAAACTTTAGCGCCGGCGGATGCTTTATTAAAAAAAGTCTTACACTCAGGAGCAATTCTTCAATAGTTGGTGCGGATATATTACTTTACGGCTCCGGCTTAATAAATGATTGTATTGTGATGGAGACAGGTTCAACAATTCCTTCTTCTTCAACGATTGAGATATATGCTGCAGGCGCCGATCTAACTCAAGGGGCTTTATCTATAGGTGGAAATCTAAGGTTAGATTACATTAATAATCATTCTGTCGCCATGACCGGAGATTGGAATATCGGTGGAAATTTGGAAATCTTTGGGTATTCTCCTTCAGGCTCAACTGCCACATTAGACACCAATAGCCATAACCTTACGGTAGGCGGTTATCTACAAGTAGGAAACAGTAATCCTTCATATGCCAATGGCATGCTTGGCAAAATCCTGTTTAAGGGCGGCACTCACACCATCAGCGGAAATATTTATGTTGGCGGTGGAAGCACGTCTTCAACTTGTAATACCCATGGTTACATTGACTTTGGCTCAAGCACAGTAAATGTGGTAGGAAATATTGACTTTAGGTGTGCCTCAGTTACTCCCGGAACCTCAACCGTAAACCTTACCGGCACAGGCACAACTAATATTTATTCAATAGTCGATTATACCTATAAAGACGCTACCTTAGATAACCCGGTATTAAATACCGCACCGCTCTATAAATTAACCTCAAGCGTAGCTGGCAAGACCATTAGCTTCGAGGCAGGGAAGACCGTAACAATAGCCAACAACCTGAGCCTTGCCGGAACCGGGACGGGCGCTAATCTCCTGACCTTAAACTCCACCACAGCAGGCACTGCAGCTAACCTAAATGTTTCAGGCACAGCTACCGGCATGAACTACTTGAGCGTTAAAGACTCCAATGCTTCGAGCGGAAAAGGCATCATAGCCATTAACTCTACCAATGTCAGTAATAACACTAACTGGATATTCGGCATGACCGGTTTTAATTATTGGACAAATACTTCGGGCGACGGCTTATGGTCTACAGCCGCCAACTGGTCCACAGGAGTTGTGCCGATTTCAGTTGACAATGTTGTATTTAACACCGTCTCAAGTTCAAACTGCAGTTTCGATACAGGGGTGACTAATACGACAGTCGGCAGCCTCACTTTAGGCGCCGGCTATATAGGCACCCTGACCTTAGCTAAAAGTATTACAATTGGCGGATTGCTTGTTGTAACTCAAGGGACATTTGATGCCGCTACCTACAATGTAACTGCGGCGGGCCTTCTTTCCACAGGAGCCTTAGCCCGCACACTGAATTTAGGCACAGGAAGCACCTGGACCATCTCAGGTAACTGGGGCTCTTCTGGCGGCAATATTACGGTTAACCCCGGCACCTCCACCGTTACTCTTACAGGAGACGGCACGGTTAAGGCCTGCCCCAGCGTCACCACTTTCTATAACCTCTCAGCGGCTGCGTCAGGCAAAACTACTACTATCGCCAGGGATCCTTCTAAGAATATATGGGTAGCAGGGGGACAAAGCACCAATACCCTTGCTTATTCTTCCGACGGCATTACTTGGACAGGCTTGGGCAAAAGCATATTTTCATATTGGGGTAACGCCGTTGCATGGAATGGTACTTGTTGGGTAGCAGGGGGCTATAGCGGTGGGACCGGCACGACTCTTGCCTATTCTTCCGATGGTATTAATTGGACTGGTTTAGGCGCAAGTCTGCTTAATAACTGGTGCAATTCTATTACCTGGAACGGCACCCGCTTCGTAGCGACAGGCAACGGCGCCAACACTCTTGCCTACTCCTCTGATGGTATTAACTGGAACGCAGTATCTAACTCATTAACTAACATATTTTCGACTCAAGGCATGTGCTCTGCCTGGAACGGCACACGCTTTGTAGCCGGAGGCGCCGGTACTAATACTTTGGCATACTCTTCCGACGGCATTACCTGGACAGGCTTAGGCACAAGCATATTCTCAAGCTATGGCTGTCGCGGTGTTGCCTGGAACGGCACCCGTTTCGTAGCAGTAGGAGATGGGCCTGATACAATTGCCTACTCTTCTAACGGGATTACCTGGACTCCGGCGTCTAACTCAATAAGCATATTCTCAACCCGTGGCCGCGGTATTGCCTGGAACGGTACTCGTTTCGTAGCAGTAGGAGAAGGCACCAACTCCATTGCCTACTCTTCCGACGGCATTACCTGGACAGGCTTAGGTATAAGCATAATTAATAGCTATGGCCAGTCTGTTGCCTGGAACGGTACTCGTTGGGTGGCAGGAGGCAATGGCTCAGGCAACCCCGGCATTGCCTACTCTTCTGACGGTATTACTTGGACTGCAGTAGCTGGCTCACAATCCATCGTGGAAATATTCTGTGGCATTGCTTTCAGTTCCGCCCCCAAACTCGTTCCGCCCATCCTGAGCGATGACATAAAGGTCTCAAATGCCCTCACATTAGGCGGCGGCACACTCACCCGTAATGGCACTGACGTGGTGGCCTTAACCTTAACGAGCGCCACTCCTACTGTAACATTAGGAGGCTCCACAATAAGTAATAACGCTATTATAAGGTATGCTCCTGTAGCCAGTACAGGCACTACTACTGTCACTATCCCAGGAGGAGCCTACTCAGGTGCCAGGGTAGAGGCCTATACCAAGCTTAATGGAAGCGTCACCCAGCCTCAAGGAGCTGTTACATATCAGTTGGGGGGGAGTATCACCTCATTAGCTAATCTAAACATCTACGCTGATGTAGGGCTACCTGCCACTACATTCAGCTTAGTAAACGGCGCTAATAACTATAACCTCACTTCTTCCAGCCTTA includes:
- a CDS encoding SUMF1/EgtB/PvdO family nonheme iron enzyme, giving the protein MTLSTEAMANNITVSNVSLYKASGQPNGTIGIKFDLAWDNSFSAVDNNGNAFFDRAWIFVKYFDAANASTDTAWSHATLISGGTVSNYNAQSGTGISADQKGAFCRPGTNQIVYWDYTTDGVSSSASISVKVMAIEMVYVPTGSFYVGSGGTETNAFYNYPNTTSPYKITSEDSITVGTTTGNLYYPNSNTYGGDQAGPVPVAFPKGYNGFYMMKYEVNQGQYRDFLNTLSRAQQNQRAGDGTTLASGTTSVTNIYVMPNTSIAANIASASNYRNGIRCDATIPATTPITFYCDYNNNGTPNEATDGEWIACNYVSWPDLCAYADWAGLRPFTEFEFEKASRGLNTSIANECTWGSTVITAGPTGPTNPGANNETATNNANCSYNGTVSGPMRVGFAATSSSSRYASGGSYYGIMELSGNLWERSVTVGNSTGRLFIGSHGDGNLSTTNTDWPGANATGSGYHGGCWNNDNFNAGVSARTYAATASAGRTLTFGIRCARTAQ